In Aureibaculum algae, the following are encoded in one genomic region:
- a CDS encoding TerB family tellurite resistance protein: MSNFSKWIGATLGWSVGGPIGGILGFIVGSLVDGFTEGDINTLGQGPRNGTKTAGGDFEISLLVLAAVVIKADGRSSKKEMDYVRDNFVRMYGKERANNAFKLFNEIRKKGTIPTRQVCMQIREHMTHASRLQLLHFLFGIAQSDGSVSQSEIDAIKRISTYLYISSRDFESIKAMFYGSSSSSSSSTSYSSVTAYKILEITKTATNDEVKKAYRKMAKKHHPDKLRHLGEAHQKGAEEKFRQIQKAYEQIQAERGL, translated from the coding sequence ATGTCGAATTTTTCAAAATGGATAGGTGCTACATTAGGTTGGTCTGTAGGAGGACCTATTGGCGGTATTTTAGGTTTTATTGTTGGTAGTTTGGTAGATGGATTTACTGAAGGGGATATAAATACACTAGGTCAAGGCCCTAGAAATGGAACAAAGACGGCTGGTGGAGACTTTGAAATTAGCTTGTTAGTACTCGCTGCGGTAGTGATTAAAGCAGATGGTAGATCGAGCAAAAAAGAAATGGATTATGTACGTGATAACTTTGTTAGAATGTATGGTAAAGAGCGTGCGAATAATGCTTTTAAATTATTTAATGAAATAAGAAAAAAAGGGACTATTCCTACACGGCAAGTATGTATGCAAATCAGAGAGCATATGACCCATGCTTCGCGATTGCAATTATTACATTTTTTGTTTGGTATTGCTCAATCGGATGGTTCTGTTAGTCAATCAGAAATTGATGCTATAAAACGTATTTCAACCTATTTATATATTAGCAGTCGCGATTTTGAATCTATTAAGGCAATGTTTTATGGCTCTTCATCTTCGTCATCATCTTCAACATCGTATAGTAGTGTTACTGCTTATAAAATTTTAGAAATAACGAAAACAGCTACTAATGATGAGGTTAAAAAAGCCTATCGTAAAATGGCTAAAAAACACCATCCAGATAAGTTAAGACACTTGGGTGAAGCTCATCAAAAAGGTGCTGAAGAAAAGTTTAGACAAATACAAAAAGCATACGAGCAAATTCAAGCAGAAAGAGGGCTTTAG
- a CDS encoding TraB/GumN family protein, with product MKKQIVTIIALLCFLMTTVQAQEKSSLLWKIEGDNIQTSYFFGTIHMMPQNDFSMPQKVKDAFESSDEIYLELDMDSPEMMQEMMKEMMIGEQDLLSNHVDSTEYKLLDAYLKENVGMGFAQFNKFKPLYMSSTIMSSFMGKQVASYEMTFIGMAKAAKKELKGLETVNDQMSVFDSIPYEDQLDELVEMLDDPEETKELYGKMVAKYKSENIDSLYNFTLTSFDNDEKMIDALLLNRNKNWVKKIPEISKEKKVIYAVGAGHLGGKKGVIQLLKDEGYTVTPVLD from the coding sequence ATGAAAAAACAAATAGTAACAATAATTGCATTGTTATGCTTTTTAATGACAACAGTTCAAGCACAAGAAAAAAGTAGTCTGTTGTGGAAAATAGAAGGTGACAATATCCAAACTTCCTATTTTTTTGGTACCATACATATGATGCCTCAAAACGATTTTTCCATGCCTCAGAAGGTGAAAGATGCCTTTGAAAGTTCAGATGAAATTTATTTGGAGTTGGATATGGATAGTCCTGAAATGATGCAGGAAATGATGAAAGAAATGATGATTGGTGAGCAAGATCTTTTGTCTAACCATGTAGATTCAACAGAGTATAAATTATTAGACGCTTATTTAAAAGAAAACGTAGGCATGGGCTTTGCACAATTTAATAAATTTAAACCTTTGTATATGTCATCTACTATTATGTCTTCATTTATGGGGAAACAAGTAGCGAGTTACGAAATGACATTTATCGGAATGGCTAAAGCTGCTAAAAAAGAATTGAAGGGTTTGGAAACGGTAAATGATCAAATGTCGGTTTTTGATAGTATTCCTTATGAGGATCAATTAGATGAATTGGTTGAAATGTTAGATGATCCTGAGGAAACAAAAGAACTTTACGGAAAAATGGTAGCAAAATACAAGTCAGAAAATATAGATTCTTTATATAATTTTACATTGACATCTTTTGATAACGATGAAAAAATGATTGATGCTTTATTACTAAATAGAAATAAGAATTGGGTGAAAAAAATACCTGAAATTTCTAAGGAGAAAAAAGTGATTTATGCTGTAGGAGCTGGACATTTAGGTGGTAAAAAAGGAGTCATACAATTGTTAAAAGACGAAGGATATACCGTAACACCTGTGTTAGATTAA
- a CDS encoding lysophospholipid acyltransferase family protein, whose product MRKLLAYPLSVIYYLCFGLTLLIFHPILWISNNVFGYNALKKSVDLFNFFLLRCLNVLGTRFTFTNPYDIEINQPLIIVSNHQSMYDISPIIWYMRKHHPKFISKAELGKGIPSISYNLRHGGSALIERKNPRQAITAIKEFSVSVVKNNWAAVIFPEGTRSKNGVPKDFQKRGLLTLFKEIPEATVVPISINNSWKTVRYGKFPMGIGTHMTITVHKPVKIATFTDKELLINEVETTIKNGVHP is encoded by the coding sequence ATGAGAAAATTATTAGCCTATCCTTTATCTGTTATATATTACCTGTGTTTTGGATTAACACTGTTAATATTTCATCCTATTTTATGGATTAGCAATAATGTATTTGGCTATAACGCTTTAAAGAAAAGTGTTGATCTGTTTAACTTTTTCTTATTACGATGTTTAAATGTTTTAGGGACTCGCTTTACGTTTACCAATCCATATGATATAGAAATAAATCAACCTTTGATTATTGTTTCTAACCATCAAAGCATGTACGATATATCACCTATTATTTGGTATATGCGTAAACACCATCCTAAATTTATTAGCAAGGCCGAATTAGGCAAAGGCATACCTAGTATTTCTTATAACTTACGCCATGGAGGTTCTGCATTAATAGAAAGAAAAAATCCGAGACAAGCCATTACTGCCATAAAGGAATTTTCAGTTTCTGTGGTAAAAAATAATTGGGCTGCTGTAATTTTCCCAGAAGGCACAAGAAGTAAAAATGGAGTGCCAAAAGATTTTCAAAAAAGAGGATTGTTAACTTTATTTAAAGAAATACCAGAAGCTACGGTTGTTCCAATCTCGATAAATAATTCTTGGAAAACAGTACGTTACGGAAAATTTCCAATGGGCATTGGTACGCACATGACCATTACAGTACACAAACCAGTAAAAATTGCTACCTTTACAGATAAGGAGCTCTTAATAAACGAAGTTGAAACCACCATTAAAAATGGTGTTCATCCATAA
- a CDS encoding acyl-ACP desaturase, whose product MSLKNKRLEVMRFLEKDVDALIQKYLIPVDKIWQPSDFLPDSEGDNFFNEVTEIRELAKELPYDFWVVLVGDMITEEALPTYESWLMDVEGVDQVDTNPWGKWVRQWTGEENRHGDVLNKYLYLSGRVNMKEIEITTQHLITDGFDIGTDRDPYKNFVYTSFQELATYVSHNRVAKLAKAKGNKQLAKMCRIISGDEMRHHNAYSEFVERIFKVDPSQMMLAFQYMMKQKIVMPAQFLRESGDKIGTAFEEFSNTAQRIGVYTSLDYVDILDKLVKRWEIDKITDLSDEAEKARDYLINLPARMLRLADRMKIPENSFQFKWVEPATK is encoded by the coding sequence ATGTCGTTAAAAAATAAAAGATTAGAAGTAATGCGATTTTTGGAAAAAGATGTTGATGCATTGATTCAAAAATATTTAATCCCAGTTGATAAAATTTGGCAGCCTTCCGATTTCTTACCTGATTCTGAAGGTGATAATTTTTTTAATGAGGTTACTGAAATACGTGAACTAGCAAAAGAATTACCTTACGACTTTTGGGTTGTTTTAGTGGGTGATATGATTACCGAAGAAGCACTACCTACTTACGAGTCTTGGTTAATGGATGTTGAAGGTGTAGATCAAGTTGATACCAACCCTTGGGGAAAATGGGTGCGTCAATGGACAGGTGAAGAGAATAGACATGGAGATGTATTGAACAAATACTTGTACCTTTCTGGAAGGGTAAATATGAAAGAAATTGAAATTACTACGCAGCATTTAATTACTGATGGTTTTGATATTGGTACAGACCGTGACCCTTATAAAAACTTTGTTTACACTAGTTTTCAAGAACTGGCAACCTATGTATCTCACAACAGAGTAGCGAAATTGGCAAAAGCAAAAGGCAATAAACAATTGGCTAAAATGTGTCGTATTATTTCTGGTGACGAAATGCGTCATCACAATGCGTATTCTGAATTTGTAGAGCGTATTTTTAAAGTTGATCCTAGCCAAATGATGTTGGCATTTCAATATATGATGAAGCAAAAAATTGTTATGCCTGCACAATTTTTAAGGGAATCTGGAGACAAAATTGGTACTGCTTTTGAAGAATTTTCGAATACAGCACAACGTATTGGTGTGTACACTTCTTTAGATTATGTTGACATTTTAGACAAACTTGTAAAACGTTGGGAAATTGATAAGATTACCGACCTTTCAGATGAAGCTGAAAAAGCAAGGGACTATTTAATTAACTTACCGGCAAGAATGTTACGCTTAGCGGATCGTATGAAAATTCCTGAAAATTCTTTTCAATTTAAATGGGTAGAACCAGCGACTAAATAG
- a CDS encoding BrxA/BrxB family bacilliredoxin — protein sequence MYPEEIVKPMRQQLVDAGFQELKTADQVDAILSEKGTTLVMVNSVCGCAAGTARPGAILSTTSDKKPDHFTTVFAGNDVEAVNKAREHMIPFPPSSPAIALFKDGELVHMLERHHIEGRSAEMIAENLAGAYQEFC from the coding sequence ATGTATCCAGAAGAAATAGTAAAACCAATGCGTCAACAATTAGTAGATGCGGGTTTTCAAGAATTAAAAACTGCAGACCAAGTTGACGCTATATTGAGTGAAAAAGGTACCACTTTAGTAATGGTAAATTCAGTTTGTGGTTGTGCAGCAGGTACTGCAAGACCAGGGGCCATTTTATCAACTACAAGTGATAAAAAACCTGATCATTTTACAACTGTTTTTGCAGGAAATGATGTTGAAGCAGTGAATAAAGCGAGAGAACATATGATTCCGTTTCCTCCATCTTCACCTGCCATTGCATTATTTAAAGATGGTGAATTGGTGCACATGTTAGAGCGTCATCATATTGAAGGTAGATCTGCTGAAATGATTGCAGAAAATTTAGCAGGAGCTTATCAAGAGTTTTGTTAA
- a CDS encoding metallophosphoesterase: MGLMHSILDNAFKNAKPLNINKDSKIILFSDLHKGDNSYADDFLHNMLIYQHAIKEYYDNNFTYIELGDGVELWENYSFEPIYKAHKSSFELLKLFYDDDRLYMLWGNHDMIFGDPLTVEKMLYKIFPPKNIKQKERLFNLEYHESMLLQIENTDKKIFLIHGHQADWFNYRFWKVSRFFVRYLWMPLQKWFNVKDPTSPAKNNTTLNRIEKKLKNWMLKNDNQMVIAGHTHRPRFPDPGLLPYFNDGSCVHPNSIIGLEIENLEITMVKWHFEKDEDGQNNIVKTVLAGPQKLELYL; the protein is encoded by the coding sequence ATGGGATTAATGCATTCTATTTTAGACAACGCTTTTAAAAATGCGAAGCCTTTAAATATAAATAAAGATTCTAAAATTATACTTTTTAGTGATCTACATAAAGGAGACAATAGTTATGCCGATGATTTTTTACATAATATGCTTATTTATCAGCATGCTATAAAAGAATATTATGACAATAATTTCACCTATATAGAATTAGGTGATGGAGTAGAACTCTGGGAAAATTATTCTTTTGAGCCCATTTACAAAGCCCATAAAAGTTCGTTTGAGTTATTAAAATTGTTTTATGATGATGACCGATTATATATGCTTTGGGGAAATCACGATATGATCTTTGGAGATCCGTTAACGGTAGAAAAAATGTTATATAAAATATTTCCACCTAAAAACATCAAACAAAAAGAGCGTCTTTTCAATTTAGAATATCACGAAAGTATGTTGTTACAAATTGAAAATACAGACAAAAAAATATTCTTAATCCATGGACATCAAGCCGATTGGTTCAATTATAGGTTTTGGAAAGTGAGTCGTTTTTTTGTACGCTATTTATGGATGCCTTTGCAGAAATGGTTTAACGTAAAAGACCCTACGAGTCCTGCAAAAAACAACACTACACTCAACAGAATTGAGAAAAAATTAAAAAATTGGATGTTGAAAAATGACAATCAAATGGTAATTGCCGGTCATACACATAGACCACGATTTCCAGATCCGGGACTGTTACCCTATTTTAATGATGGTAGTTGTGTACATCCAAATTCTATTATTGGACTTGAAATTGAAAACTTAGAAATTACCATGGTAAAATGGCATTTTGAAAAAGATGAGGATGGGCAAAATAATATTGTAAAAACGGTATTAGCTGGGCCACAAAAATTGGAATTGTATTTGTAA
- a CDS encoding HD domain-containing protein: MDQNQIISKTIDFVKDKLIGAEGGHDWFHIERVYNNAQLISKTENADRFIVALGALLHDIADAKFHDGDETVGPKVAREFLFQQNIDSTIIEHVIKIIENISYKSSLSKSQNKFTSIELDIVQDADRLDAIGAIGIARCFNYGGFKNREIYNPDIAPNLNMTKEEYKNSTAPTINHFYEKLLLLKDKMNTKSGKKIAKKRHEYMIKYLDQFDAEWNGKL, from the coding sequence ATGGATCAAAATCAAATCATCTCTAAGACCATTGACTTTGTAAAAGACAAATTAATTGGGGCAGAAGGAGGCCATGATTGGTTTCATATTGAACGGGTATATAACAATGCCCAATTGATTTCTAAAACAGAGAATGCTGACCGTTTTATCGTTGCACTTGGTGCATTATTACATGATATCGCTGATGCTAAATTTCACGATGGTGATGAAACTGTTGGTCCAAAAGTAGCTCGTGAATTTTTATTTCAACAAAATATTGATAGTACAATAATTGAGCACGTTATTAAAATAATTGAGAATATTTCTTACAAATCATCACTTTCTAAAAGCCAAAATAAATTTACATCAATAGAACTTGACATTGTACAAGATGCAGATAGATTAGATGCTATAGGAGCTATTGGTATTGCACGTTGTTTTAATTATGGAGGATTTAAAAACAGGGAAATATACAACCCTGATATTGCCCCAAATTTAAACATGACTAAAGAGGAATACAAAAACTCAACGGCACCAACCATTAATCATTTTTATGAAAAACTGTTGTTACTAAAAGATAAAATGAATACCAAATCTGGAAAAAAAATAGCCAAGAAAAGACATGAGTATATGATAAAATATTTAGATCAGTTCGATGCGGAATGGAATGGTAAATTGTAA